Proteins from one Coleofasciculus chthonoplastes PCC 7420 genomic window:
- a CDS encoding tetratricopeptide repeat protein, translated as MDEQRQQAYLTLINALLNCPSGEEGQILQDNAELVDAGLVATMTQVAETLAERGDENAAQLLTRMANQLGEFLGLSASTATPQAQLDFLIQVLQATSDSRGNPQVVYPLLQENLHLLDDNFARILYDWGTAKLAEVEAEQAQAIALTIGEFSNLIGQFPLESQANHLEIAITGYEVALAIFSCDNDSETWAILQNNLGNAYRDRIRGERDENIERAIAFYKAALKVRTRQAFPSDWAMTQNNLGNAYWKRIKGEAAENIEIAIASYQAALEVYTREAFPNYWADTQNNLGAAYCKRIEGEAAENIESAIAFYQAALEVYTYEAFHTDWAEIQNNLGNAYKDRIRGDKAENIELAIASYQAAIEFRTRKAFPRQWAMTQNNLGIAYSDRIRGEAAENIERAIASYQAALEVRTREACPKDWAETQNNLGNAYKNRIRGERAENIERAIFSFEAALQVHTSKAFPKDWAMTQNNLGLAYSDRIRGETAENIESAIASYQGALEVHTREAFPSNWAMTQNNLGIAYSNRIRGEAAENIESAIASYQAALQVRTREAFPSDWAMTQNNLGTVYLDRIRGERAENIENVITSFQAALEIRTREAFPLDHAGTQFNLGRAYRDAQQLDNAYHA; from the coding sequence ATGGATGAACAACGCCAACAAGCCTATCTAACGCTGATTAATGCCCTATTAAACTGTCCCAGTGGTGAGGAAGGGCAGATATTACAGGATAACGCCGAGTTAGTGGATGCGGGGTTAGTGGCAACCATGACACAGGTGGCGGAAACGTTAGCAGAGAGAGGGGATGAAAATGCGGCGCAGCTTTTAACTAGAATGGCGAATCAGTTAGGGGAATTCTTGGGATTATCTGCCTCAACGGCAACTCCTCAAGCTCAACTCGACTTCCTGATCCAAGTATTACAAGCAACGTCAGATAGTAGAGGTAATCCGCAAGTTGTCTATCCCCTCCTCCAGGAAAACTTGCATCTATTGGATGATAACTTTGCCCGGATATTGTATGACTGGGGAACGGCAAAACTGGCAGAGGTGGAAGCCGAACAAGCCCAAGCTATTGCTTTAACTATTGGTGAATTCAGTAATCTGATTGGGCAGTTTCCTTTAGAAAGTCAGGCAAATCATCTGGAAATCGCGATTACGGGTTATGAAGTGGCGCTGGCTATCTTTAGTTGTGATAATGACTCAGAAACTTGGGCAATTCTTCAAAATAATCTGGGGAATGCTTACAGGGACAGAATCCGGGGAGAGAGGGATGAGAATATAGAACGTGCCATTGCCTTCTATAAAGCCGCCCTTAAAGTTCGCACCCGTCAAGCCTTTCCTAGTGATTGGGCAATGACGCAAAATAATTTGGGGAATGCCTACTGGAAACGAATCAAAGGAGAAGCAGCAGAGAATATAGAAATAGCAATCGCCTCCTATCAAGCTGCCCTGGAAGTTTACACCCGTGAAGCGTTTCCCAACTATTGGGCGGATACGCAAAATAATCTGGGTGCTGCCTACTGTAAACGAATTGAAGGAGAAGCAGCAGAGAATATAGAAAGTGCCATTGCCTTCTATCAAGCCGCCCTAGAAGTTTACACCTATGAGGCGTTTCATACAGATTGGGCAGAGATACAAAATAATTTGGGGAATGCCTACAAAGACAGAATCCGGGGAGATAAGGCAGAGAATATAGAATTAGCGATCGCCTCTTATCAAGCTGCCATAGAATTCCGCACTCGTAAGGCTTTTCCCCGCCAATGGGCAATGACGCAAAATAATTTGGGGATTGCCTACTCTGACAGAATACGGGGAGAAGCAGCAGAGAATATAGAAAGAGCGATCGCATCCTATCAAGCCGCCCTAGAAGTCCGCACCCGTGAGGCTTGTCCCAAAGATTGGGCAGAGACGCAAAATAATCTGGGGAATGCCTACAAAAATCGCATTCGGGGAGAGAGGGCAGAAAATATAGAAAGAGCGATCTTTTCCTTTGAAGCTGCCCTGCAAGTCCACACCAGTAAGGCTTTTCCCAAAGATTGGGCAATGACGCAAAATAATCTGGGTCTTGCCTACTCTGACCGAATTCGGGGAGAAACAGCAGAAAATATAGAAAGCGCAATCGCCTCCTATCAAGGCGCTCTGGAAGTTCACACTCGTGAAGCCTTTCCCAGCAATTGGGCAATGACGCAAAATAATTTGGGGATTGCCTACTCTAACCGAATACGGGGAGAAGCAGCAGAGAATATAGAAAGCGCGATCGCTTCCTATCAAGCCGCCCTTCAAGTCAGAACCCGTGAAGCCTTTCCTAGCGACTGGGCAATGACGCAAAATAATCTGGGTACTGTCTACCTCGACCGAATCCGGGGAGAGAGGGCAGAGAATATAGAAAATGTGATCACTTCCTTTCAAGCCGCCCTTGAAATCAGAACCCGTGAGGCATTTCCCCTAGACCATGCTGGAACCCAATTTAACCTAGGACGGGCTTACCGAGATGCCCAACAATTGGATAACGCCTATCATGCCTAG
- a CDS encoding response regulator, giving the protein MNEPDFHRDPPLILIVDDEKTLRLVLRRAMEQEGYRVSEVGDGHQCLAFCTEQLPDIILLDAMMPVMDGFTCCAQLQERFGQKCPPVLMITGLNNQESVDRAFEAGATDYITKPIHWAVLRQRVRRLLHTHWVMAELHRKIEQERVLKAKLEEMNQELQRLVDLDGLTQIANRRAFDQALQQEWKRLAREQAPLSLILCDIDFFKAYNDTYGHQAGDECLKQVADILRKAAKRPADVVARYGGEEFVVILPNTSLRGAMQVAESIRSKLKSRAIVHEGSGVSKFVTLSCGVAGVIPPPKTTPDRLIAEADQALYKAKVEGRDRVVGNLVEV; this is encoded by the coding sequence ATGAATGAGCCTGACTTTCACCGTGACCCGCCCCTGATTTTGATTGTGGATGATGAAAAGACCCTACGCCTGGTGCTGCGTCGGGCGATGGAACAGGAGGGATATCGGGTGTCAGAAGTGGGGGATGGGCATCAATGTCTGGCGTTTTGCACCGAACAGTTACCCGATATTATTTTGTTGGATGCGATGATGCCTGTGATGGATGGGTTTACCTGTTGCGCTCAGTTACAGGAACGATTTGGTCAGAAATGTCCACCTGTGTTGATGATTACGGGACTTAATAATCAGGAATCCGTAGACCGCGCTTTTGAAGCAGGCGCTACGGATTATATCACGAAACCGATTCATTGGGCGGTGCTGCGGCAACGAGTGCGGCGGTTACTGCATACCCATTGGGTGATGGCGGAGTTACACCGCAAAATTGAGCAAGAACGGGTGCTGAAGGCGAAGTTAGAGGAAATGAATCAGGAGTTGCAACGGTTGGTTGATTTGGATGGGTTGACTCAGATTGCCAATCGTCGGGCTTTTGATCAGGCGTTGCAGCAGGAGTGGAAACGATTGGCGCGGGAGCAAGCACCTTTGTCGTTAATTTTGTGTGATATTGATTTTTTTAAGGCATATAACGACACGTATGGGCATCAAGCGGGAGATGAGTGTCTTAAACAAGTTGCTGATATTTTGCGTAAAGCGGCAAAGCGTCCAGCGGATGTGGTAGCTCGGTATGGGGGTGAGGAGTTTGTGGTGATTTTACCGAATACATCCCTCAGAGGTGCCATGCAGGTAGCAGAATCGATTCGCTCGAAACTGAAGTCGCGGGCGATTGTGCATGAGGGGTCTGGGGTGAGTAAATTTGTCACCTTAAGTTGTGGTGTAGCTGGAGTAATTCCGCCGCCAAAAACGACTCCAGATCGGCTAATTGCGGAGGCAGATCAAGCGCTGTATAAAGCTAAGGTAGAAGGGCGCGATCGCGTGGTAGGGAATTTGGTTGAAGTTTGA
- a CDS encoding aspartyl protease, translating to MIVGRFGENGELFFEIKLIAANGECFAVEALLDTGFTTGWLALNAQDIEALQWSAIAYEIDMTTARGNELFDLYAGTVMIDNQEFTIPVHVGEGLPDILIGSQWLDSIELIVKKRKGILTLEVLERE from the coding sequence ATGATTGTAGGCAGGTTTGGTGAAAATGGGGAGTTGTTCTTTGAGATTAAACTGATAGCCGCAAATGGCGAATGTTTTGCCGTTGAAGCACTTCTAGATACGGGTTTTACCACAGGTTGGCTAGCGCTTAACGCTCAGGATATCGAGGCGTTACAGTGGTCTGCGATCGCCTATGAAATCGACATGACAACGGCGCGAGGTAATGAGCTTTTTGACCTCTATGCAGGAACGGTAATGATCGATAACCAAGAGTTTACCATTCCCGTTCACGTTGGAGAAGGACTCCCTGATATTTTAATCGGTTCTCAGTGGTTAGATAGTATCGAACTAATCGTAAAGAAACGAAAGGGTATTTTGACATTAGAAGTTCTGGAAAGGGAGTAA